In Microbacterium galbinum, the genomic stretch GACGCCGTGATTAACGGCGACACCGCTGTCGAGGCCAACGGCTTCGACGGCCTGGACAAGGCCCTCACCGGCACGTCGACCGAGGTCGGCACCGGCAAGGTCACCGACTGGCGTGACTTCGACTCGGACACCCGCGCCGAGCACAAGGCGCTCGACGCCATCGACGACTTCCTGTCGTACCTCGACGGCGTCCCGTCCGTCATCCTCGGCAACGCCCGCGCCCTCGCGCGCGTGCGCGCCGCGGCCCGCCGCGCCGGCATGTACACCCGGAACCCCGTCGAGGGCCTGTTCGCAGACCTCGAGCAGAAGGTCCCGGTCACGCGTGAGATGTACGGGAACATCGCGTTCCTCGACCCGGGCACGAAGCCCGGCTCGAACAACCCGATCATCCCGATCGTCACCCGCACCGTCGCGACCGTCTCCACCAGCGGCCTCACCGACCTCTACGCCTACCGCGTGGGGATCGACGGCTTCCACGGCCTCTCCACGGTCGGCGGCCAGATCATCCAGACCTGGCTCCCCGACTTCTCCACGGCCGGCGCCGTGAAGAAGGGCGAGGTCGAGATGGGCCCCGTCGCCGTCGCCCTCAAGAAGACCAAGGCCGCTGCGGTCCTCCGCAACGTCCGCGTCCAGTAAGGAGAGTCGGATCATGGCGAAGACCAGCGTGAAGACGATCAAGACCCCCGTCGATGGGTTCACGGGCCTCGTCGCAGGCGTGCACTTCGTGGAAGGCGTCGGCAAGACCGACGACGAGTCCGCGATCGCCTACTTCGAGCGCCAGGGGTACGGGGTCGGCGACGATCCGGCCGACGACCCCACCGATCCCGACCGGAAGTACCCGGCCGGAGACCCGTCCGACAAGTGGACCAAGGACGAGCTCCTCGCGTACGCCGCCGATCGCAAGATCGACATCGGCGAGGCGAAGAACAAGCCCGAGATCTGGGGAGCGATCAAGCCGGGTGGCACACCCTACAAGGGCGTCACCACTCCTGAGGGAAAGGGGCTCGTCAACGACAGCACCGACCCGAAGGACGACGAGATCAAGGACCAGGAAGACCTCCCGGTCAAGTGACGTCGCAGCTCCCCGCACGGCCACGGTCGTGCGGGGAGCACCACCGACACGTAGCTCAGCGGATAGAGCCACGGTGCGCAGGTTCGAGTCCTGCCGTGTCGACCAGTACCCATCGGACAGCCTGAGGAGGCCGCCATGCGCATCACCCACCCCCGCCCGCAGCTCGGCCGCCAGCGCGACCTCGGCATCGAGTTCCGCGACGGCGTCGCGACCGTCGAGTCGCTGCACCCCGAACGCGAACTCGCTCTCCGCCAGCACGACTACACGATCGAAGCCGACCCCGAGGTCGAGGCCCCGTTCCAGGAAGCGCTCGGCGAGCCGATCATCGACCTCGAGCAGCTGACCCGCGCGCA encodes the following:
- a CDS encoding major capsid protein, with product MPVTLAESKKNATEDLDVAAIDEFRKETAIFDSLVFEDVVNPAGGGATLDYGYRRVETQRGAAFRAYNTEYTPEHVTTTKHSVTLAPLGGSFEVDRVLAKIGPAASGSIALNMQQTVKATTTKFQDAVINGDTAVEANGFDGLDKALTGTSTEVGTGKVTDWRDFDSDTRAEHKALDAIDDFLSYLDGVPSVILGNARALARVRAAARRAGMYTRNPVEGLFADLEQKVPVTREMYGNIAFLDPGTKPGSNNPIIPIVTRTVATVSTSGLTDLYAYRVGIDGFHGLSTVGGQIIQTWLPDFSTAGAVKKGEVEMGPVAVALKKTKAAAVLRNVRVQ